One genomic segment of Leptospira sp. WS92.C1 includes these proteins:
- a CDS encoding adenylate/guanylate cyclase domain-containing protein, which produces MFDFTKILYLGIRAKLALFTGALIALTVIILSSIDVNQQTEILTQSYEKEAAISRHYISGLVLELENISSSLIRVESFRERVKRQSQALRKYRTKVVTQQEKEVSFFGFKTKLFGVLGKEKKSETKDTYYSIYLSKADIEELEKKTKALLKNPNGLAVSDVMYSKLQSVAQQVAVLESDLNEQKIKWDEVHSKGGISEKEKHSLETTMETLKDRIEKTRKHLDHSILELSLSKQHRKIEELGLNMSQYRIQTFPVFSNHAKETLVPSFDTRIFKPEGSINTDSFLSEIDLSLKESIGKILALDFSQDTDKNTYTIEKMELQTLYAPIFRNQNSTERALRIRGELPSFTKRYVEQDTRIASQIRDLIFPLRKRIQELKEKKPPVPPFKDKTYQRLYVQYSKLIQEREAEFEKFKDEFSEDKKEFIETAQKTLKQPTKVKNLKVSFPIQNEVDTLIDSLGQIRNAGLEDLIILRFSQNYGIYQNYLRDPKEQILAKERWAAIRDWVYSGKSETPTPQLKKLISDGIIANSRGEAEEILWNLDSRPLVGKTGEELSPVLLTANLSGISRTLVDRTEGLEMIRENRNSTIGTALLICALAILLAILISGFVVQKIKRIILHAQEVGHGNLEVQFEQGGKDELGTLTEALNAMVGGLKEREKIKNILGAMIDPVVISEAMVDLAALKRGSEKRITSFFSDVAGFSNISEKLTSIELAALLNEYLSAMTLILKKHEGVLDKYIGDAIVGIFNAPVEVDKHCIKAAQASVDMIETLERLRQEWKDKKAYIPEAQEMKIRIGLNTGLAKVGFMGTDSISAYTMMGDTVNLAARLEAAAKDYGVNILVSESVQHEIKEEFFTRLLDVVRVKGKNDPVRLYELVARHDNVSERIEASALEFAKGFEAYLNREWDLAQELLEGSQITRGSKDKAAILLMDRCEEYKHKPPEKTWDGVYTRTHK; this is translated from the coding sequence CTGTTCGACTTTACGAAAATTCTCTATTTGGGAATTCGAGCGAAATTGGCCCTTTTTACAGGCGCGCTGATTGCGCTTACGGTTATCATTCTTTCCAGTATAGACGTAAATCAACAGACCGAAATTCTCACTCAAAGTTACGAAAAAGAAGCGGCGATTTCACGTCATTATATCTCCGGTTTGGTTCTGGAGCTGGAAAATATCTCCAGTAGTCTGATTCGGGTAGAATCCTTTCGAGAACGAGTCAAACGTCAAAGTCAGGCTCTTCGTAAGTATAGAACTAAAGTGGTTACGCAGCAAGAGAAAGAAGTCAGTTTTTTCGGATTTAAGACAAAACTGTTCGGAGTTTTGGGTAAGGAAAAAAAATCCGAAACCAAGGATACATACTATTCGATTTATCTTTCCAAAGCGGATATAGAAGAATTGGAAAAAAAAACAAAAGCTCTATTAAAAAATCCGAATGGACTTGCCGTCTCGGATGTCATGTATTCTAAACTTCAATCCGTCGCACAACAGGTAGCGGTTCTCGAATCCGATCTAAATGAACAAAAGATAAAATGGGATGAGGTGCATTCTAAGGGAGGAATCTCCGAAAAAGAAAAACACAGCCTGGAAACCACGATGGAAACTCTAAAGGATCGGATTGAAAAAACCAGAAAACATCTAGATCATTCCATTCTTGAGCTTTCATTGTCAAAACAACACAGAAAGATCGAAGAACTCGGACTCAACATGTCCCAGTATCGAATTCAGACATTCCCCGTTTTTTCCAATCATGCAAAGGAGACTCTGGTTCCTTCGTTTGATACTCGAATTTTTAAACCGGAGGGCTCCATCAACACGGATAGTTTTTTATCCGAGATAGATCTTAGTCTAAAGGAATCTATCGGTAAAATTTTGGCTTTGGATTTTTCGCAGGATACGGATAAAAACACATACACGATCGAAAAGATGGAATTGCAAACTCTCTATGCACCGATTTTTAGGAATCAGAATTCTACAGAAAGAGCGCTTCGAATCCGGGGAGAATTACCGAGTTTTACAAAACGTTATGTGGAACAGGATACGAGGATCGCGTCTCAGATCCGTGATTTGATCTTTCCCCTTAGAAAAAGAATTCAGGAACTCAAAGAAAAAAAGCCGCCCGTTCCGCCGTTTAAGGACAAAACGTATCAGAGGCTTTATGTTCAGTATTCCAAATTGATCCAGGAAAGAGAGGCGGAATTTGAAAAGTTCAAAGACGAATTTTCGGAAGATAAAAAAGAATTTATAGAAACCGCGCAAAAAACCTTAAAACAACCCACAAAGGTAAAAAATCTGAAAGTCTCTTTTCCGATTCAGAATGAAGTCGACACTCTCATCGATTCTTTAGGTCAGATTCGAAACGCCGGCCTGGAGGATCTGATCATATTGAGATTCAGTCAAAATTACGGAATCTATCAAAATTATCTTAGAGATCCGAAAGAGCAGATTCTCGCAAAGGAAAGATGGGCTGCGATCCGGGATTGGGTTTATTCCGGTAAAAGTGAAACTCCGACTCCACAGCTAAAGAAATTAATTTCCGACGGAATCATAGCCAACTCCAGAGGAGAGGCCGAAGAAATTTTATGGAATCTAGATTCCAGACCTTTGGTTGGAAAAACCGGAGAGGAATTAAGTCCTGTCCTTCTTACCGCAAATCTTTCCGGAATTTCAAGAACTCTCGTGGATCGTACGGAAGGCTTGGAGATGATCCGCGAAAATCGAAACTCGACTATCGGGACAGCATTGCTGATTTGCGCTCTCGCGATTTTACTTGCAATTTTAATTTCCGGCTTTGTGGTTCAAAAAATCAAACGAATCATTCTTCACGCTCAGGAAGTGGGACACGGCAATTTAGAAGTGCAGTTCGAACAAGGAGGAAAGGACGAACTGGGAACTCTAACCGAAGCGCTCAACGCGATGGTCGGGGGTTTGAAAGAAAGGGAGAAGATCAAAAATATTCTCGGAGCGATGATCGATCCGGTGGTGATCAGCGAGGCCATGGTGGATCTTGCGGCTCTCAAACGAGGCAGCGAAAAACGAATTACTTCGTTTTTTTCGGATGTGGCAGGATTTTCGAATATTAGCGAAAAGTTAACTTCTATCGAATTAGCGGCTTTGTTAAACGAATATTTATCAGCGATGACCTTGATCTTGAAAAAACACGAAGGGGTTTTGGACAAATACATCGGGGACGCGATCGTTGGAATTTTTAACGCACCTGTGGAAGTGGACAAACACTGTATCAAAGCTGCACAAGCATCGGTCGATATGATCGAAACACTGGAACGGTTAAGACAGGAATGGAAGGACAAAAAGGCGTATATCCCGGAAGCTCAGGAAATGAAAATTCGGATCGGGCTCAATACGGGTCTTGCCAAAGTCGGATTTATGGGAACCGATTCCATATCCGCTTATACGATGATGGGAGACACAGTCAACTTGGCCGCGAGACTTGAAGCCGCGGCAAAAGACTATGGAGTCAATATTCTAGTCAGCGAATCCGTTCAACACGAAATCAAGGAAGAATTTTTTACAAGACTTTTGGATGTGGTGCGAGTCAAAGGAAAAAACGATCCGGTTCGTCTTTACGAACTGGTTGCAAGACACGATAACGTTTCCGAAAGGATCGAAGCCTCTGCTCTTGAATTTGCAAAAGGTTTCGAGGCGTATCTCAATCGGGAATGGGACCTTGCTCAGGAATTACTGGAAGGTTCTCAGATCACAAGAGGAAGCAAGGATAAGGCGGCTATTCTACTGATGGATCGTTGCGAGGAATACAAACACAAACCGCCGGAAAAAACCTGGGATGGGGTTTATACAAGAACTCATAAATGA
- a CDS encoding diguanylate cyclase: MVTELILKYKDFLDLSKSNISTYKLDLIVQNPSSIDILSRIRIFLVYPSRSMKDRISKIFDKSFGKLNLFRMRIPTRIKKRILYVGLFFSVHCIFGIEPALILKPNFAGQEPLLKSVYYIRDPDLRFRSEDFFSNLQKLPIQEVRNSTLGFGYDPVPYWLYFEVDTPESIDKQFILAFHYPHLDRIDLFYKSEDGGKEEFNTGDTLPFLSRPIESRLFLFPIPLGKKGKTKILVRVFTEGALNLSMTLYDSQTKIREAKSQLAKDSAFYGALAVMAFFNLFLYFGIRERYLLYYSFLILSVLLHQIILPGYAFEWFFQNQPTFINQLHLEAVAMMMIFMALFLSSYLETKKSSAPLNLFLKISFWAGVILGFSIPVLPGRYLIPFTSLFPLVQMSVIFLISLFRALHGDKKAIIFLTAWFFTLTGGIIFAFSRFGFFLKDGPAIPFLQTGIILSVLFLSLALSERIRTIRREKEEIEEYAGKLEELSYMDPLTRVFNRRYFDEQIRMAWGRATRHHSPLSLLMIDVDFFKQFNDTYGHVEGDRALIRVAREIRAGLRRSHDMVTRFGGEEFAVILPDTPIDGAVVVALNILEKVEALEIAHIKSNFAKITVSIGVACSLEPTVKSVQDLITLSDKNLYEAKTSGRNHIRH, encoded by the coding sequence ATGGTCACGGAATTAATACTCAAGTATAAGGATTTTTTAGATCTTAGTAAATCGAATATTTCGACTTACAAATTGGATCTAATTGTGCAAAATCCAAGTTCGATCGATATTTTGAGTAGAATCCGGATTTTTCTCGTCTATCCTTCCCGATCTATGAAAGATAGAATTTCTAAAATCTTTGACAAATCTTTTGGAAAATTGAATCTGTTCCGAATGCGAATTCCCACCCGAATCAAAAAGCGAATCCTCTATGTAGGATTGTTTTTTTCGGTGCATTGTATTTTTGGAATCGAACCCGCTCTGATCTTAAAGCCGAACTTTGCCGGCCAAGAACCGCTTTTAAAATCTGTTTATTATATTCGGGATCCGGATTTGCGTTTTCGATCTGAGGATTTTTTTTCCAATCTCCAAAAACTTCCGATTCAGGAGGTTCGAAACTCTACCCTTGGATTTGGATATGATCCCGTTCCCTATTGGTTGTATTTCGAAGTAGATACTCCGGAGTCGATCGATAAACAATTCATTCTTGCGTTTCATTATCCTCATTTGGATCGAATCGATCTATTCTATAAAAGTGAGGACGGGGGCAAAGAGGAATTCAATACGGGTGATACTCTCCCCTTTTTATCAAGACCAATCGAAAGTCGTTTGTTTTTATTTCCGATTCCTTTAGGAAAAAAGGGAAAAACCAAAATTTTAGTCAGGGTTTTTACGGAAGGGGCATTGAATCTTTCGATGACCCTTTACGACAGTCAAACAAAGATCCGAGAGGCGAAATCGCAACTCGCCAAGGATTCGGCGTTTTACGGTGCGTTAGCCGTAATGGCGTTTTTTAATCTGTTTTTATATTTCGGAATCCGCGAAAGATATTTATTATATTATTCTTTTTTAATTCTTTCGGTGCTTTTACATCAAATCATTCTTCCTGGATATGCATTCGAATGGTTTTTTCAAAACCAACCCACCTTTATCAATCAATTGCATCTGGAAGCCGTTGCAATGATGATGATCTTTATGGCTCTGTTTCTTTCTTCCTATCTAGAAACTAAAAAAAGTTCCGCCCCACTAAATCTATTTTTAAAAATTTCTTTCTGGGCCGGAGTGATACTTGGTTTTTCGATTCCTGTATTACCCGGTCGTTATCTTATTCCGTTTACTTCTTTGTTTCCACTCGTGCAAATGTCCGTGATCTTTTTGATTTCTCTTTTTAGAGCCTTACACGGGGATAAAAAGGCGATCATATTTTTAACCGCCTGGTTTTTTACTCTTACGGGCGGAATCATCTTTGCTTTTAGCAGGTTCGGTTTTTTTCTCAAGGACGGGCCCGCTATCCCATTTTTACAAACCGGAATCATACTCAGCGTGTTATTTTTATCTCTCGCCCTTTCCGAAAGAATTAGAACGATTCGGAGAGAAAAAGAAGAGATCGAAGAATATGCGGGCAAGTTAGAAGAACTTTCTTATATGGATCCTCTTACCCGGGTGTTCAATCGAAGATACTTTGACGAACAGATTCGAATGGCTTGGGGTCGCGCTACAAGACACCATTCTCCCTTATCTCTTTTGATGATAGACGTGGATTTTTTTAAACAATTCAACGATACATACGGACACGTTGAGGGAGATAGGGCATTGATTCGTGTTGCAAGAGAGATTCGAGCCGGTCTAAGAAGATCCCATGATATGGTGACACGATTCGGTGGGGAAGAATTTGCTGTGATTCTTCCAGATACTCCGATTGACGGGGCGGTTGTAGTTGCGTTGAATATTTTAGAAAAGGTAGAAGCGTTAGAAATCGCTCATATAAAAAGTAATTTTGCGAAGATCACAGTTTCCATCGGTGTAGCCTGTAGCCTGGAACCAACCGTGAAATCCGTTCAGGACTTGATCACACTTTCGGATAAAAATCTTTACGAAGCGAAAACATCGGGAAGAAACCACATTCGACATTGA
- a CDS encoding GH25 family lysozyme has translation MKQKIFLAIVFGSILLFGIFKSFDSGRILFVYPSKEKYPIRGIDVSNHQGKIDWTQIPKSEISFVYIKASEGGDFKDKSFRYNWEEAKKAGLKVGAYHFFTLCRNGNEQADNFIATVPKETNSLPPVLDLEFTGNCKDRPKIENVQKEIQEYLYKVDSHYGTKTILYLTFEFIHQYIGTGFQEYPIWIRDIFKHPNTFSDIRWILWQYSSRGRVDGIQVPVDLNVLNGNIEIFISDSEKNRSKN, from the coding sequence ATGAAACAAAAAATATTCTTAGCGATTGTATTCGGATCCATTCTTCTATTCGGAATTTTCAAATCCTTTGATTCCGGCAGAATTTTGTTTGTATATCCCTCAAAAGAAAAATATCCGATACGAGGGATCGACGTATCCAATCATCAAGGAAAAATTGATTGGACTCAAATTCCGAAATCGGAAATTTCATTTGTATATATAAAAGCATCCGAAGGTGGAGACTTTAAGGATAAATCGTTTCGATACAATTGGGAAGAAGCAAAAAAAGCGGGATTGAAAGTCGGTGCCTATCATTTTTTCACACTTTGCAGAAACGGAAACGAGCAAGCGGATAATTTTATCGCGACCGTTCCCAAGGAAACGAACTCACTGCCGCCGGTTTTAGATTTAGAATTTACGGGCAATTGCAAGGATCGACCTAAGATTGAAAACGTTCAAAAAGAGATTCAAGAATATTTATATAAAGTAGATTCTCATTATGGTACAAAAACGATTTTGTATCTTACTTTTGAATTTATCCATCAGTATATCGGAACCGGTTTTCAAGAATATCCGATTTGGATCCGGGATATCTTTAAACATCCAAATACGTTTTCCGATATTCGTTGGATCCTTTGGCAATACAGTAGTAGGGGACGAGTCGACGGAATTCAAGTTCCTGTTGACCTGAATGTGTTAAACGGCAATATAGAAATATTTATTTCGGATTCCGAAAAAAATAGGAGCAAAAATTGA
- a CDS encoding DoxX family membrane protein: MAAFHLSKKTLVLQSLRLVVASIFLQTLFYKFTGASESIAIFSKLGAEPWGRIGTGVLELIASVLLFVPGFGWLGALFGLGLMSGAILSHLFVIGIEHENDGGLLFFLALGSAILCILLLRMEKETLTKILRKEMKK; this comes from the coding sequence TTGGCAGCGTTCCATCTTTCTAAAAAAACTCTTGTTTTGCAAAGTTTACGTCTCGTAGTCGCTTCCATCTTCTTACAGACATTATTCTATAAATTTACGGGAGCTTCGGAATCGATCGCTATTTTTTCCAAACTCGGAGCGGAACCCTGGGGAAGAATCGGGACGGGAGTTTTGGAACTCATCGCTTCTGTATTGTTATTCGTTCCGGGATTCGGCTGGTTGGGGGCTTTGTTTGGACTCGGACTCATGTCCGGAGCGATTCTTTCTCATCTTTTTGTCATTGGAATCGAACACGAAAACGACGGAGGATTGTTGTTTTTTCTGGCTCTGGGAAGCGCGATTCTTTGTATCCTTCTTCTTCGAATGGAAAAAGAAACGCTAACAAAGATTCTACGAAAGGAAATGAAAAAATAA
- a CDS encoding long-chain fatty acid--CoA ligase, producing the protein MKTSQIPPIPSQTLYHVMKASAEKFADSTAQYYKPDGKNYQQLSFKNLYETVQQIGSGLISLGLEPGTPIGLIADSGARWLWCSMAITNIGCVDVPRGTDSTEEDLRYILNHAECSIAFLENETALKKVLNQKSEFPHLKKVILFDQKGGISDFGPFEVILLNDLIQKGKEWIQSKGKDEFHKRGSAIREEDLATIVYTSGTTGKPKGVMLTHRNIVFNVDSALQGEDLRIIPTDRSMAYLPPWHIAERLLETVCIRAGGAEAFTSISTLSQDLSDIKPTLLLSVPRVWESLYNKIHDKVKNTSPVQQALFGAFKEIAITYYKHASRLQGLEYSLTEQNTFASLWQKFISFWIVLLLWLPNQIAQLAFNKIKSGLGGELRFALSGAGALPQYIDLFFNAIGIPILEGYGMTELSGISTRRILGDIMVGTLGRCIPGVQIKLMDDKGNEITTPGVKGIAWHKGDHVMKGYYKEPEKTKEILSSDGWLNSGDLLTWTTAGELKYSGRAKDTIVLLGGENLEPEPIEFALVRSEFIHQAMVVGHDQKTLGALIVPNEEALEKYLKGLRSKILNEVKNLNSDPDVLSLFKNEIKSLISNESGFKNFEKVSNFRILDKKFEPGDELTQTMKIKRNVVADKYKKEIEEMYK; encoded by the coding sequence ATGAAAACCAGTCAAATTCCTCCGATTCCATCCCAAACCTTATATCATGTCATGAAAGCCTCTGCCGAAAAATTCGCAGATTCCACGGCGCAATACTATAAACCGGACGGTAAGAATTATCAGCAGCTGAGTTTTAAAAACTTATACGAAACAGTTCAACAAATCGGATCCGGTTTGATCTCTTTAGGTTTGGAACCGGGAACGCCGATCGGTTTGATCGCGGATTCCGGAGCTCGTTGGCTTTGGTGCAGTATGGCGATCACCAATATCGGTTGTGTGGACGTTCCTAGGGGAACCGATTCCACCGAAGAGGATCTGCGTTATATTCTCAATCATGCGGAATGTTCCATCGCATTTTTGGAAAACGAAACCGCTCTGAAAAAAGTCTTAAACCAAAAATCGGAATTTCCGCATCTTAAAAAAGTGATCCTCTTTGATCAAAAGGGCGGGATCTCGGATTTCGGACCATTTGAAGTCATTTTGTTAAACGACTTGATTCAGAAGGGAAAGGAATGGATTCAATCCAAGGGTAAAGACGAGTTTCATAAAAGAGGATCCGCGATCCGTGAGGAAGACCTTGCAACGATCGTTTATACTTCGGGAACCACGGGTAAACCCAAAGGAGTGATGCTTACTCATAGAAACATCGTGTTTAACGTGGATAGCGCTTTGCAAGGAGAGGATCTCAGGATCATTCCGACGGATCGAAGTATGGCATATCTTCCCCCCTGGCATATTGCGGAAAGACTCCTCGAAACCGTTTGTATTCGTGCGGGCGGAGCCGAGGCGTTTACTTCCATTTCGACTCTGAGTCAGGATCTTTCCGATATCAAACCTACTCTTCTGCTTTCGGTGCCGAGGGTTTGGGAAAGTCTTTACAACAAAATCCACGATAAGGTGAAAAACACTTCTCCGGTTCAACAGGCTCTGTTCGGTGCGTTTAAGGAAATCGCGATCACCTATTACAAACACGCTTCGAGGTTGCAGGGATTGGAATATTCTCTTACCGAACAAAACACGTTCGCTTCGCTGTGGCAAAAATTTATTTCCTTTTGGATTGTGCTCCTTCTTTGGTTGCCAAATCAAATCGCACAACTTGCTTTTAATAAAATCAAAAGCGGCCTGGGAGGGGAATTGAGATTTGCTCTTTCCGGAGCAGGGGCGCTACCGCAGTATATCGATCTGTTTTTTAATGCGATCGGGATTCCGATTCTGGAAGGTTACGGGATGACGGAGTTATCGGGAATATCGACAAGAAGAATTCTCGGAGATATTATGGTGGGAACTTTAGGACGTTGTATCCCGGGCGTTCAAATCAAACTTATGGACGATAAAGGAAATGAGATCACAACACCCGGTGTCAAAGGAATCGCTTGGCATAAGGGCGATCACGTGATGAAAGGGTATTATAAGGAACCCGAAAAAACGAAGGAGATTTTGAGTTCGGACGGATGGTTGAACTCGGGGGATTTATTGACTTGGACAACGGCGGGAGAATTGAAATATTCGGGCAGGGCAAAGGACACAATCGTACTTTTAGGCGGGGAAAATCTGGAACCGGAACCGATTGAATTTGCGTTGGTTCGAAGCGAATTTATCCATCAAGCGATGGTTGTGGGACACGATCAAAAAACTCTGGGGGCATTGATCGTTCCAAATGAAGAAGCTTTAGAAAAATATTTGAAAGGCCTTCGTTCTAAAATTTTAAACGAAGTCAAAAATCTGAACTCGGATCCGGATGTGCTCAGTCTGTTTAAGAATGAGATCAAATCCCTGATATCCAACGAAAGCGGTTTTAAGAATTTTGAAAAGGTATCCAATTTCCGAATCTTGGATAAAAAGTTTGAACCCGGCGACGAACTCACTCAAACTATGAAGATCAAACGAAACGTGGTTGCTGATAAATACAAAAAAGAAATTGAAGAGATGTACAAATAG
- a CDS encoding NAD(P)/FAD-dependent oxidoreductase has translation MIKELQLRVSPEVAGQEEELKTFISKTQKIGLNEIRHVEILNRSIDARQRTVYFNLKVLVFIKEDFVEKQISLPDYPNVKNSEEVIVIGAGPAGLFASLQLIASGIKPILLERGKDVKNRPIDLKEINIHHNVNEDSNYCFGEGGAGTYSDGKLYTRSKKRGNVRQILELLVGFGASKDILIEAHPHIGTNKLPKIVRSIREKIIEQGGEVHFNQRVTDILLDGNQIMGVETKSGNRIHAKNVILSTGHSARDIFELLNRKKIEIELKPLAIGVRVEHKQSLIDSIQYSCEIRNPYLPPSPYSIVKQIGGRGVYSFCMCPGGVIAACATKPDEIVTNGWSSSKRARPSANSGIVVELRPEDFKPFSKYGPLAAMEFQKEIERKAWVAGGRTQTAPAQKLMDFVEGKTSKDLPKTSYTPGITSVNLENVLPDFIFKTLQIGFKEFEKSMKGYLTNEAVVHAPETRTSSPVSIPRDPKTLQHIRIRGLYPCGEGAGYAGGIISAAMDGIRCADACASSMVRSDFGKNL, from the coding sequence ATGATCAAAGAACTTCAACTTCGCGTAAGCCCGGAAGTCGCCGGACAGGAAGAAGAACTCAAAACATTCATCTCTAAAACTCAAAAAATCGGTTTAAACGAAATCAGACACGTTGAAATTCTAAATCGTTCGATCGACGCAAGACAACGAACCGTTTATTTCAATCTCAAGGTTCTGGTTTTTATCAAGGAAGACTTTGTAGAAAAACAGATCTCTCTGCCGGATTATCCTAACGTAAAAAATTCCGAAGAAGTGATCGTCATCGGTGCCGGACCCGCGGGGCTTTTTGCATCTCTACAATTAATCGCATCCGGCATCAAACCCATTCTTTTAGAACGCGGAAAAGATGTCAAAAATCGGCCCATCGATTTGAAAGAGATCAATATTCATCATAACGTAAACGAAGATTCCAATTATTGTTTTGGAGAGGGTGGAGCGGGTACATATTCGGACGGTAAACTCTATACAAGATCCAAAAAAAGGGGAAACGTTCGTCAGATTCTCGAACTTCTCGTCGGATTCGGTGCGAGTAAAGACATTCTAATCGAAGCTCATCCTCATATCGGAACAAATAAACTTCCGAAAATCGTCAGAAGCATCCGCGAGAAAATTATAGAACAGGGTGGTGAAGTACACTTTAATCAAAGGGTTACGGACATTCTTCTGGATGGAAATCAAATTATGGGAGTGGAAACCAAAAGCGGGAATCGAATTCATGCAAAAAATGTAATACTATCGACCGGACATTCCGCCCGCGACATATTCGAACTGTTAAACAGAAAAAAAATCGAAATCGAACTCAAACCGCTCGCGATCGGCGTCCGAGTCGAACACAAACAATCTTTGATTGATTCGATCCAATACAGCTGCGAAATAAGAAATCCGTATCTTCCGCCTTCTCCTTACAGCATAGTAAAACAAATCGGTGGAAGAGGGGTGTATTCTTTTTGTATGTGTCCCGGAGGAGTTATCGCAGCCTGCGCCACAAAACCGGACGAGATTGTGACTAACGGATGGTCTTCCTCCAAACGAGCAAGACCGTCCGCAAACTCCGGGATCGTGGTTGAATTAAGACCGGAGGATTTTAAACCGTTTTCAAAATATGGTCCTCTTGCAGCGATGGAATTTCAAAAAGAAATCGAACGGAAAGCGTGGGTAGCGGGCGGGCGAACCCAAACCGCACCCGCACAAAAGCTTATGGATTTTGTGGAGGGAAAGACATCAAAGGATCTCCCAAAAACTTCTTATACCCCCGGAATCACTTCGGTGAATTTGGAAAACGTTCTTCCTGATTTTATTTTTAAGACCTTACAAATCGGATTTAAGGAATTTGAGAAATCGATGAAAGGATATCTCACCAATGAGGCCGTGGTTCACGCACCTGAAACTCGCACCTCTTCTCCGGTGAGTATTCCTAGAGATCCCAAAACGCTTCAACACATTCGAATCCGAGGTTTATATCCTTGCGGAGAGGGCGCCGGGTATGCAGGAGGAATCATTTCCGCGGCGATGGATGGAATCCGTTGCGCAGATGCATGTGCTTCTTCTATGGTTCGATCGGATTTCGGAAAAAATCTATAG